TTCTTTCTCAATAATTTCCTAAATctactttgtttttcttttttaaattgagtACAACACCTATTTTATTCATAATTGACGTTGAAGTCATGATTCTTCTTTAAGATCATTACATCTTACTCCATTTCAACAAATATCCTCTATCTTCAACAGCATATAATTAATAACCCTACAATTACTTCCAATATTAAATGTCACAATTTACACTAGTTTATAATATATTGTTCATAAAAACGTATTGTTCATATGGAGTTACAATAAGAAAGGAGGATAAGAAGGAAATCAATGTGGTGCAACGGATATCAATTCATCTAAAGAGGTTAAGAGCCGGGACAAGGACAAAAAGATAAACTAATCAAGAAGATAATTGCTAAAAGATAGATCTCTTCTTCATCGTTCCTTGGTGTATTTATAAGGAAGATCCTCTTATCCATTGATGTGACATGGTCGGATAAACATTTAATCCAACTAAATGTGTAAAGGATATTCATGGGCGTATATCATGGGACCTTATAAATGCGATGTCATTGTACTTAAATAGACTCCTTATTATATCATTAGGATGTTTACACTACGATAGTGTTCGTACCTAAGAGTGGGTGGTGATTCTCTCTAGGAAGAATGAGCAGTCTTACCCAAAGGTGTTGGGAGCGGGTGGCCTGCCGAGTTGTTACTTTAGATGGAGTCAACACAGAGGTCAACAATGTATTTGGCACAAACACATGCCCAAGTAGCGGAAGGGTATatatttaaggttaaaatatgtcacaagtctATATACTTTTCACAAATTTGGAATTTACTCACTATGCTTTTATTGTTAGGAATCTAGTccctttattttttagatttcataATTCAGGTATTGTTGTTAACactgttttttttgttaaattttttatgcgacatttttaaataaaaaatactcatatGGTAGCTATGTGactaaaaaaatattgtaataagcttgaattttaaaaaaaatgattttaagagTATTAAGAGttaatcttaaaatttaaaatttaaaaggtaaaacaactaaatttctaaaaataaaaatataaagattaaattctaCATTTACTTAAGACTAaggttatatttgataaattaaaaaattaacgattgaatttaagttataaattttgtttagtaaattattttaaattaaatattgaacctaattagattatttgataaaaagtaataaaatattaaataaaataaaaaacaattgaatttattatttattaaatctatCTAATTCTGCTCTAAAACTATTAACAGACTAAAGATGAGGTGTATCGCAAATTTCGCTATAATTATGATATCTGGTTTCATTTCAGATAAGTCAATTCTATTGTTTATTTTACCAATGACTAAAAACAGCCCATACCTACCTCCGACACAGTCGCGTAACCCAAAGAAAATTTGGACCAGACAAATCAATGAAACAACGAATTTACTAGTAACAATCAAATCTCACTGTAACCaatacatatttatacttttttggGGATCCCTGTTTGATGTTGGAATCATTTCCCATTTCTCTCACTGCACAAACTTTGCTTCACCATTCCAAATTCCCTCCTTCGCAATGGCTTCCCTTCTTTAGGCTCTCTGCTTTTCCTCCCCCTATTTTCAGGTAACaagcctttctcttttttttttttgttggttttCTTTTACTCCTTTTTTTATCTAATAAAATCTGGGTTGGGTTTGAGTTGACAAGGAAGATAAGAATTTATGTGcaaattaaaggttaaatttgcaTGCAGTATCTGATATTaggggaattttttttttttttatatcataaTTTTCACGTCATGAATATGAAAACCCTGCTTTCTTTTTAAAAGGGAATTGATTCAGTTGATCATTGGTTTCTTCTCACAATCACCCTCAAAGAGTCAACAATGGATCATGGCAACAAGTCGACGGGAATCAAGCAGATCGTTAGACTCAAAGGGATGCTTCAAAAATGGCAAACTGCGACATTTAGGTCCCGACCAAATTCCCACAACTCACAACGAAACCATGGCCATGGGGGTGTGTCGCGATCAATCAACAAAGTTCAAACAGAAAAAATGTATTGCGATTCCGACGAGGATGGATGCTACAGCCCTGAACCAGCACCTGATGTTCCAAAAGGATATTTCGCAGTGTATGTAGGGCCTGAGCTTCGAAGGTTCATCATCCCCACCAGCTACCTTAGCCACCCAGTTTTCAAAATATTGCTCCAACAAGCTGAGGAGGAATTCGGATATGATCACAATGGTGCCCTTACTCTCCCTTGTGAGATTGAGACCTTCAAATATCTCCTCAAATACATAGATCAAAACCAACCTAAGAGTCACAATGTTGGAGGAGGAAGCCCTGTTTCCGAACATGTCCTAATTTGTTTTTAGCATTATTAAACCACTTTTAAACTTATTTACCACACACacacactctctctctctctctccccccACCTCCACACATATATATCACATATATGCTCATGGGACAAGTTCATATTGCTTTATCTTCATTAACAGTCTTAAACTTTTTTCCTACAATCAGAAGTTCTATATCATTGAATTTTATGTAATGTTGTTATTTATCCGGTGTCGGGTTTTTTCCTCCTATGGAGTATGTATTTTACTTTACTCCTTTGCTAACAAATTTGTAATATTCTTTGTAAAAGGCCAACTGTGCATGGTTTTCCTCCATGTGAAACAGGTTCATTCTATTGTCCCATGAAAAGGAATTGAAATTTCTGTGATAATTTATTGAGGTTGATTAATTCCATAATCAAAGggtggattttttatttttatttttttgtggttGTGGTTTTGTTCGCTTGATTTAGAATCGGAAGCGAATTAACTAATACTAGTTTTATGTCACAtgggtgaaaaaaataaaaataaaaataaaaaatattttctaattagTTTTTCTTAAAGTTGATAATTACTGATAAAAATATatgatacaaaaaaaaatttaaaacaatcgGTCAAAGTGCCATTAACACCTGAAAAAAAAAGctttcaaagagaaaaaaaaatggaagaaattcaataaggaaaaattaataaaatcaaaacttattgttaacaaaaaaaaaaacaagtgggtacttggattttttttaatacaaaatgtGGGTACGTGTTGAAGTTGGGGGAGTGGTGGTTTTTATTGTGTGAATAAAGTTTTATTGAATagtgaaatgtgtttattataaTTCATTGGGCTTGACACTTTTCGAGTACCCGATTTGTATTTAAGAAATTTTACAGTCTAGTAGCATTTtcgcttgatttttttttcttttttttgcttaatgcttatttctactgaaaaaatattaatataaatataagatcAAGTTTTAAGATAAGCATAGGATACTAATACGGTTTTGATTTGggtatattcaattttttatcaatgttttgaaataattttttttttgaaagtaccATTATTTAAAAGATTATATCGGATGGAGAAAATTTTAGTATATATTATCCACTGTAAAATAGTTTCCTCATGTTAATAGACATTGTCAAAAGAAAAGGGAAGACCAAACATAAAAGATGGGGAGGCCCAAGTTTGTGTGTACTGTACTTTTCAAGCATTATTAATGTGTTTGAGATAAAGATTTCTTCTTTTTGGCTATGTTTCATATAAAGATTGCGATTCACATCTCTTTTCTCTTTCGGATCAAATCATTGAAtccatatataaaaataaaactttctgaaaatattataaaaaaaatgaacattAATCTCTCATATATGTTACATAAGTAAAAATGAGAATGAACAGCGATGCTCTACAATATTATCATTACATAATATACAACTCTGGTACCATGGGACTGACCGGACGGGAAATGTTTCGTTTTTTGGTCTGCACGAGCCGTCAACATGCGTAAAACTCCACTAGTTCTTCCAAGGACTCAGCCTGAGGATCAGCATTTTCGAGCATCCAAAGCAAGTGTTCGAACAAGACAACCTCGCACGACACGTTGATGACGGCGTCGTTATCGCCCGGCGACCATTCCGCGAGTTCACGGAACAAAGGGCTTTTGATAATGTCGGAGCTAATAAGGTATCGCCTCCGAGATTTTCCAACGTAGACGGGGTGGAGATTTGCCGACGATGAATCCTCGTCGATATCCGAAGCCGACGCCGCTACTGAGCTCGACGTAGGGCGGATTTGCTTGTTGTTGAATGAGTTTAGCTTCTTGAGAACTGACTTAAGCTTCGTTAGCTTGTCGCTGCCTTTCGCCAttgtcttttgttttttttcttctttggaaGGCTTAATGGATTTTCAAACAGCTTTGGGTAGCTAAGGGGAAGAAGGCTCGTTTATTTATAAATGGAGTTGAAGAAGGGTGAAATTGTAAATTGCTTAAATGCGGCTAGATCTATTGGGCCCACGTGTGGGGTCCGGTAATTGTGGGAGGATAATGGGCCGCACTTCTTTGACGTCTGGCGTTGAGCGTTCTTTAGTAATCCTCTCTCTTCCTTAATTATCTATCTACCTATAAAATAATCATGGACCTCATTATATTAAGAGTGATATTAgattatttatgttatttgaaaatgagtaaattaagaATTATATGTTTGATTGGAAACTGAAATTGTCCTTTCTGATGTTATCcgttttattattaaaaactagtatgattaatatgataattaaaaagttatatgtagtgtgctatatatatatatctcattttGACATTCTGAGATATATGAATCAGTTTTTAACAGAATAATTAGTTAATTCTTTGATCTAATACATATAgattaatttgcttatttttttaaGTAGAAGAGATCAAATGCAATTCGACTCTTGGTACAAACAActccataatatttttattatttaaaggtTTATTTAGTTGGAATAATCCTTCAAGTCCCAACTCAAGTAATTACCGAAGATATCATAACTAAAGCTACATTTTatcattaaatatatttattacaattataatctAATATCATTTTGTTCGGATCAAAATATGTTACCcaaatttatttcttattatttgattttctttcatgtctttaaaatatatgattctaaaaataaagaaattaaattaaatataataattcagATGAATGCAGgctgaacttttttttttaacctaAATAGACAGTGCATGTAAATCAAATGTCTATAACAAAGATAGGGATTCGGGAAGAAGTTTTATGTATACATCGTAAAATGCCATGAATCTCTTGGTTCATAGCTTTTGCTCGTCAACCTCACATGCAAAGGCCATGACGAGAGTTGTTGTTTTCATTATTTGGGCATGTGATTTCATTTCTCAGTAAAAacttgttttgtttattttaatggaACTAAAGCAAAAGATTAGAAAATAGTGTGACAATTTAAGGTGTTAAGAAtgcacctttcacaaaagttaagATTTTCTTTTGAATATGATTGCAAATGGAAAAGATTGAAAACTTAATAAGAATTTATTAATATCAGATGTCTCTTTAAAACAAAACCCATAAGAATAATCAGCATATACACTATGAAAATGATTAAGAATAATGATGGGAGAAAGGAAGAACATGAATATGACAATGGCAAATGAGGTTTAGGGGAACCATATTTAATAATGAGGGGAATAACAAAATTTAGGGTTTCAATCAAGAAAAATCCTTCCATAAAGAAAATTTGCGGCGAATGAACAATGGCATGTGAGGGACACATGGAATCAAATTAATGTCCCAAAATATTGTGAACCACTAGCTTAATAAATGAGCCTCAATCACACCCGACCGGACCCTCCTTCTTACCGTCAAATTAGTAACTCGTGAAAATACGAGTTTATTAACATTTTTAAGATTTCATAGCTAGTATGTTATTGTTTATAAATTACTTTGTAATATATTATTGTGTGTATTATAAAAACCGATCCGATTATTGTAAAAAGATAAACTTCGTTATTttattagaaataattttttaagaaatttcaaACGTAAAATTTCAAACGTAAAATTTCTTTAAGTAAACTGTAACAGTGCACTCTTGATGAAATTGCTTTTGGTTGGTGGAGGCATTAATAGTAGTTTGGTGAAACTACGTTTGTTACACCAGTTTTTGAGGAGGTGAAAAAAGTAAGAATTCACCATATATCGAGAAATCATAATGGATTGCTGATCATATAGCTAAGTGTGTTGTAACCGGAAATTCAAATTTACAATTGTTTGAAGAATCCCCAGTTTTAGTGCAAGACTTATTGCTTGCTGATCGTAATGTGTCGATACCGAGTTAATTTTAGCTAGTTGATGTATTCGCTTTATGTTATTCTTTTCTACTAGAAAAAAG
The genomic region above belongs to Gossypium hirsutum isolate 1008001.06 chromosome D05, Gossypium_hirsutum_v2.1, whole genome shotgun sequence and contains:
- the LOC107903281 gene encoding auxin-responsive protein SAUR32, coding for MDHGNKSTGIKQIVRLKGMLQKWQTATFRSRPNSHNSQRNHGHGGVSRSINKVQTEKMYCDSDEDGCYSPEPAPDVPKGYFAVYVGPELRRFIIPTSYLSHPVFKILLQQAEEEFGYDHNGALTLPCEIETFKYLLKYIDQNQPKSHNVGGGSPVSEHVLICF
- the LOC107903280 gene encoding auxin-responsive protein SAUR76, with translation MAKGSDKLTKLKSVLKKLNSFNNKQIRPTSSSVAASASDIDEDSSSANLHPVYVGKSRRRYLISSDIIKSPLFRELAEWSPGDNDAVINVSCEVVLFEHLLWMLENADPQAESLEELVEFYAC